A stretch of Aspergillus nidulans FGSC A4 chromosome VI DNA encodes these proteins:
- a CDS encoding protein bglL (transcript_id=CADANIAT00010267) produces MRSLIRSGALNAFLAASLATGQVLTWDEAYTKATSDLSLLSQEEKVGIVTGVTWQGGPCVGNTYEPTSIPYPSLCLQDGPLSVRFANPVTVFPAGINAGATWDRELIRARGVAMGAESRGLGVHVQLGPVAGALGKIPSAGRNWEGFSNDPYLAGIAMAEAIQGMQSSGVQACAKHYLLNEQEYNRDTISSNADDRTIHELYLWPFYDAVKANVASVMCSYNKINGTWACEHDALLNGLLKGELGFKGHVLSDWNAQHSTVQSANTGLDMTMPGSDFSTPPGSIYWGDNLAAAIADGSVPQERLDDMVTRILAAWYLVGQDQGHPPVAFSSWDGGAASVNVTTPEHGELARTIARDSIVLLKNTNGSLPLAKPASLAVIGSDAIVNPDGANACADRGCNKGTLAQGWGSGTAEFPYLVAPLDAIEEKLAGAGTAIITSTTDDATSGAEAAAAAETAIVFITSDSGEGYITVEGHEGDRNNLDPWHNGNLLVQAVARTNTPTIVVLHSVGPVTLETILAEPNVVAVVWAGLPGQESGHALTDVLFGDYAPSGKLPFTIGKSEEDYGADWTTSQVDDFAEGLFIDYRHFDQYGIEPRYEFGFGLSYTSFNYSTLSTSISTTPGPTTGETIVGGPSDLFAPIGTVSAYVANTGHVAGAEVVQLYIGYPDSAPSIPPKQLRGFDKLHLVPGESGIATFELTRRDISYWDVGLQKWVVASGTFEVFVGASSRDIRLTGSFTV; encoded by the exons ATGCGCTCTCTGATAAGATCCGGCGCCCTAAATGCGTTCCTGGCAGCGTCGCTTGCGACGGGCCAGGTCCTAACATGGGACGAAGCTTATACCAAAGCAACATCTGACCTATCGCTACTaagccaagaagaaaaggtcGGCATTGTAACTGGTGTGACCTGGCAAGGCGGCCCTTGTGTCGGAAACACCTACGAGCCAACATCCATCCCATACCCCTCTCTCTGTCTCCAGGACGGACCGCTGAGCGTGCGCTTCGCGAACCCTGTGACTGTCTTCCCTGCTGGAATCAATGCCGGCGCTACATGGGACCGCGAGCTCATCCGAGCAAGAGGCGTAGCCATGGGAGCGGAGTCTCGTGGCCTCGGCGTCCATGTCCAGCTTGGTCCTGTCGCTGGTGCGTTGGGAAAGATACCCTCCGCTGGACGCAATTGGGAGGGTTTCTCGAATGATCCGTATTTGGCAGGGATAGCCATGGCAGAGGCGATCCAGGGGATGCAAAGTAGTGGAGTACAAGCCTGTGCTAAG CACTACCTTCTTAACGAGCAAGAATACAACCGCGACACAATCAGCTCAAATGCTGATGACCGCACAATCCACGAGCTCTACCTATGGCCCTTTTATGACGCCGTCAAAGCAAACGTCGCATCGGTAATGTGCTCGTACAACAAGATAAACGGGACTTGGGCCTGTGAGCACGACGCGCTCCTCAATGGGCTGCTGAAAGGCGAGCTAGGGTTCAAGGGTCATGTCCTCTCCGACTGGAACGCGCAACACAGTACCGTCCAGAGCGCGAATACCGGCCTCGACATGACCATGCCCGGTTCTGACTTCTCCACCCCTCCGGGGTCGATCTACTGGGGTGACAATCTAGCAGCCGCGATTGCAGACGGGTCTGTCCCTCAAGAGAGACTCGACGATATGGTTACGCGAATCCTTGCTGCTTGGTACCTTGTCGGCCAAGACCAGGGCCATCCGCCCGTTGCATTTAGTAGCTGGGATGGTGGCGCGGCAAGTGTGAATGTCACAACGCCGGAGCACGGGGAACTCGCGCGGACTATCGCCCGGGATTCGATCGTGTTGCTGAAGAACACGAATGGCTCCTTACCGCTGGCGAAGCCGGCTAGTCTTGCGGTCATCGGATCAGATGCGATTGTCAACCCAGATGGAGCGAATGCCTGCGCAGATCGAGGATGTAATAAGGGGACTCTTGCGCAGGGGTGGGGAAGTGGGACAGCCGAGTTTCCT TACCTCGTCGCCCCGCTCGATGCAATCGAGGAGAAACTCGCCGGAGCCGGGACAGCTATTATCACCAGCACGACAGATGACGCGACTTCCGGCGCtgaagctgccgctgctgctgagacggccatcgtcttcatcacctccgATTCTGGAGAGGG GTACATAACCGTCGAAGGCCACGAAGGTGACCGCAACAATCTTGATCCCTGGCACAATGGAAATTTGCTTGTGCAAGCTGTCGCCCGCACGAACACTCCTACCATTGTCGTCCTGCACAGCGTTGGCCCCGTGACACTGGAGACGATCCTCGCAGAGCCCAACGTCGTGGCAGTCGTCTGGGCCGGTCTGCCGGGCCAGGAAAGCGGACATGCCCTGACGGATGTCCTCTTCGGTGACTACGCGCCAAGTGGGAAGTTGCCGTTTACTATCGGGAAGTCGGAAGAGGATTATGGGGCTGACTGGACGACAAGTCAGGTTGATGACTTTGCGGAGGGGTTGTTCATTGATTACCGCCATTTCGATCAGTACGGAATCGAGCCGAGATATGAGTTTGGCTTTGGGCTAT CATACACGAGTTTCAACTATTCAACCCTCTCAACGTCTATATCAACAACACCCGGCCCAACAACAGGCGAGACGATCGTCGGCGGTCCGTCTGACCTCTTTGCTCCGATTGGAACAGTCAGTGCCTATGTAGCGAACACAGGTCATGTGGCCGGTGCGGAAGTCGTGCAGTTGTACATTGGATATCCCGACTCCGCTCCGTCAATACCACCAAAGCAGCTCCGTGGTTTTGACAAGCTGCACCTTGTGCCTGGTGAAAGCGGTATTGCGACATTTGAGCTTACACGCCGGGATATCAGCTACTGGGATGTTGGGCTGCAGAAGTGGGTAGTAGCGTCGGGGACGTTTGAGGTCTTTGTGGGCGCTTCGAGTCGGGATATCCGGTTGACGGGAAGCTTTACCGTCTAG